From the Anolis carolinensis isolate JA03-04 unplaced genomic scaffold, rAnoCar3.1.pri scaffold_20, whole genome shotgun sequence genome, one window contains:
- the mettl1 gene encoding tRNA (guanine-N(7)-)-methyltransferase isoform X2 has translation MEGALPPQKRFYRQRAHSNPLADHTLHYPAKPQEMDWSLLFPDFFAPLTKDNQHDDPKDVEERTKPTSQVEFADIGCGYGGLLVALSPLFPNTLMLGLEIRVKVSDYVQDRIRSLRASHAGQFQNVACIRSNAMKHLPNFFHKGQLCKMFFLFPDPHFKKTKHKWRIISSTLLAEYAYVLREEGLVYTITDVEEVHKWMVTHFEEHPLFEQVPLKELVRETEIQ, from the exons ATGGAGGGAGCTTTGCCGCCCCAGAAGCGCTTCTACCGGCAGCGCGCCCACTCCAACCCGCTGGCGGACCACACGCTGCACTA TCCTGCCAAGCCTCAAGAAATGGACTGGTCTTTGCTGTTTCCAGATTTCTTTGCCCCTTTGACCAAAGACAATCAACACGATGATCCAAAGGATGTGGAAGAGAGAACCAAGCCCACATCGCAAGTAGAGTTTGCTGATATTGGCTGTGGCTATGGGGGATTGCTGG TTGCATTGTCACCTCTGTTCCCTAACACATTAATGCTGGGCTTGGAGATCCGTGTGAAGGTCTCGGATTATGTGCAGGACAGGATCCGGTCACTGAGAGCATCTCATGCTGGGCAGTTCCAGAATGTCGCCTGCATTCGTAGCAATGCCATGAAGCACCTGCCCAACTTTTTTCACAAGGGACAG CTGTGCAAGATGTTCTTCCTCTTCCCCGATCCTCATTTCAAGAAGACAAAACACAAATGGCGGATTATCAGTTCGACTTTGCTGGCAGAGTATGCCTATGTCTTGCGTGAAGAG GGTCTGGTATACACCATCACAGATGTAGAAGAAGTACATAAATGGATGGTTACACATTTTGAAGAACATCCCCTTTTTGAGCAAGTCCCGCTGAAAGAGCTGGTGAGAGAAACAGAAA